The Buteo buteo chromosome 3, bButBut1.hap1.1, whole genome shotgun sequence genome has a window encoding:
- the MSC gene encoding musculin, whose amino-acid sequence MSAGSGSEAEELPDMDLRALQLDYPTPTPPPPPPPAKRQPRGELYPSGDNSSAAEEEEEEEEEEEEEEEEDGEGSCAAGPAGSGGKRKRARGGGPGGKKAAPGPRGPPPEGKQSQRNAANARERARMRVLSKAFSRLKTSLPWVPPDTKLSKLDTLRLASSYIAHLRQLLQEDRYENGYVHPVNLTWPFVVSGRPDSDTKEVSTASRLCGTTA is encoded by the exons ATGTCCGCGGGCTCCGGGAGCGAGGCGGAGGAGCTGCCCGACATGGACCTGCGGGCGCTGCAGCTGGACTACCCGACGCcgacgccgccgccgccgccgccgccggccaagcGCCAGCCCCGCGGCGAGCTCTACCCCTCGGGGGACAACTCCtcggcggcggaggaggaggaggaggaggaggaagaggaggaggaggaggaggaggaggacggcgAGGGCAGctgcgcggcggggccggcgggcagcggcggcaaGAGGAagcgggcgcggggcggcggccccgggggcaAGAaggcggcgccggggccgcgggggccgccgccCGAGGGGAAGCAGTCCCAGCGCAACGCGGCCAACGCGCGGGAGCGGGCGCGGATGCGGGTGCTGAGCAAGGCGTTCTCCCGGCTGAAGACGAGCCTGCCCTGGGTGCCGCCCGACACCAAGCTCTCCAAGCTGGACACGCTGCGCCTGGCGTCCAGCTACATCGCCCACCTccggcagctcctgcaggaggacCGCTACGAGAACGGATACGTCCACCCCGTCAACCTG ACTTGGCCATTTGTGGTTTCAGGAAGACCTGACTCTGACACCAAAGAAGTTTCTACTGCCAGCAGATTATGTGGGACTACTGCATAG